Proteins encoded together in one Campylobacter concisus window:
- a CDS encoding NADH-quinone oxidoreductase subunit I, which yields MSVKITDICISCGSCIDECPVSAIVDDSDNPTGADTYYVYSNKCVECVGYNDEPACASACPTDGCIVWDAVVAGQPSRDQIGADARTGSTPVIQ from the coding sequence ATGTCTGTAAAAATAACCGATATATGCATAAGCTGTGGTTCATGCATCGATGAGTGTCCAGTTTCAGCTATTGTTGATGATAGCGACAACCCAACTGGAGCAGATACATACTATGTTTATTCAAACAAATGCGTTGAGTGCGTAGGTTACAACGACGAGCCAGCCTGTGCATCTGCCTGTCCAACTGATGGTTGTATCGTTTGGGACGCCGTAGTAGCAGGACAACCTTCACGTGATCAAATCGGCGCTGACGCTCGCACTGGCAGCACTCCAGTTATCCAATAA